In one window of Halomarina pelagica DNA:
- a CDS encoding magnesium transporter, with the protein MRESTIDVQQQIAISETPGAEFQALPWTRQRVVFFQLPESIQRDVLDGMDRQEVRRFVRRLDPDDATDVVGLLDGDTQGAVLSQLGADRRERIEFLLKFSPDSAAGMMDLDYVTVDKDQGFEEVTRLVRRYEARTGRFPTVFVTDGDEVVGELPGHTLALAGHGPADITEYLRSAPTVRYEQPDSEVIEVFRANPQGKIVVLDEDDSILGVIYADDLLRAIEEEAGQTLYEFTGVDEQESVLDGALEKVRRRYKWLIINLGTAFLAAATVGLFEDTIAALTLLAIYMPVVAGMGGNAGTQSMAVTVRGIALEQISLRTGRRAIGNEVLAGGANGVITGIIVAAIATLFNQSPLLGLVIGIAMVLNLIIAGFFGALVPLGLDRFGYDPATSATIFITTATDVLGFFIFLGLAQVVLL; encoded by the coding sequence ATGCGAGAATCCACAATTGATGTCCAACAGCAGATAGCCATTTCGGAGACACCAGGTGCGGAGTTCCAAGCACTGCCGTGGACACGACAACGGGTCGTGTTCTTCCAGCTACCCGAGTCGATTCAGCGAGACGTACTCGACGGCATGGATCGCCAGGAAGTACGGCGATTCGTTCGGCGGCTCGACCCCGACGATGCAACCGACGTAGTCGGATTGCTCGACGGAGACACTCAGGGGGCCGTGCTCAGTCAACTCGGTGCAGATCGACGAGAGCGGATCGAGTTCCTCCTGAAGTTCAGTCCGGACAGCGCCGCTGGGATGATGGATCTCGACTACGTCACCGTGGACAAGGACCAGGGATTCGAGGAGGTGACACGGCTCGTCCGACGGTACGAGGCCCGAACTGGGCGCTTTCCTACCGTCTTCGTCACCGATGGCGACGAGGTGGTGGGAGAGTTACCTGGCCATACCCTGGCCCTGGCTGGTCACGGGCCGGCGGACATCACCGAGTATCTTCGCTCCGCCCCAACGGTTCGATACGAACAGCCCGACTCGGAGGTTATCGAAGTGTTCAGGGCAAACCCCCAGGGTAAAATCGTCGTTCTCGACGAAGACGATAGCATTCTCGGAGTCATCTACGCGGACGATCTGTTGCGGGCCATCGAGGAAGAGGCCGGCCAGACGCTCTATGAGTTCACCGGTGTCGACGAGCAGGAGAGCGTTCTCGATGGCGCCCTCGAGAAGGTCCGCCGGCGGTACAAGTGGCTTATCATTAATCTCGGAACGGCCTTCCTCGCCGCGGCGACCGTCGGGCTGTTCGAGGACACGATCGCAGCGTTGACGCTGCTGGCAATCTACATGCCGGTCGTCGCCGGGATGGGTGGGAACGCCGGCACGCAGTCGATGGCCGTGACGGTCCGCGGAATCGCACTAGAGCAGATCTCGCTTCGAACAGGGAGGCGCGCCATCGGCAACGAGGTGCTTGCAGGGGGTGCAAACGGTGTGATCACCGGTATTATCGTGGCCGCCATCGCCACCCTGTTCAACCAGAGTCCGTTGTTGGGGCTGGTCATCGGCATCGCGATGGTACTGAATCTCATCATCGCCGGGTTCTTCGGCGCACTCGTTCCGCTCGGACTGGATCGGTTCGGCTACGATCCGGCCACGTCTGCGACCATCTTCATCACGACCGCGACTGACGTCCTCGGGTTTTTCATCTTCCTTGGTCTGGCGCAGGTCGTGCTCCTCTGA
- a CDS encoding site-2 protease family protein, which yields MRSYRLTSVWGIPIRINISLIVFLPILAWLIGSGQQIALYAGIIDGLAGSTLDVAVLRQGATPWLIGAVAALGLFVSVTIHELGHSWVALRYGLTIESITLWIFGGVASMTSMPREWNREFWIAIAGPITSVLLGVVCYVLLQIIPASLPTVVFVVGWLAVVNVTLAIFNLVPAFPMDGGRVFRALLARTRPYGQATRIAARIGVIFALLFAVIGVFSFNIILLFVALFIYGAATSESRTTALEDLLAGVTVADIMTPDSRTISATSTVAEFVDQMLVDRRTEFGVTDGTGATVGIVSLRHLQDVDQRNRATTPVADVMAEEPLTVQATADAFDAFVELGTTKTSYALVEGDGAIVGILSQTDFTSALELRRGIGTVGERDQSMPMTGTSDVSVSGR from the coding sequence ATGCGTAGCTATCGACTCACCAGCGTCTGGGGCATTCCCATCCGGATCAACATCTCGCTGATAGTCTTTCTCCCGATCCTGGCGTGGTTGATCGGAAGTGGGCAGCAGATTGCCCTCTACGCTGGGATAATCGATGGATTGGCAGGGTCGACACTCGACGTTGCCGTCCTGCGCCAGGGCGCGACGCCTTGGCTGATCGGCGCTGTGGCGGCGCTCGGTCTGTTTGTGAGCGTGACCATTCACGAACTGGGCCACTCATGGGTCGCGCTCCGGTACGGGCTGACCATCGAGTCGATCACACTCTGGATCTTCGGCGGTGTGGCGAGCATGACGTCCATGCCGCGCGAGTGGAACCGCGAGTTCTGGATCGCCATCGCTGGCCCTATCACGAGCGTCCTGCTCGGAGTAGTTTGTTACGTCCTGTTGCAGATCATCCCAGCGTCGCTCCCAACCGTGGTGTTCGTCGTCGGCTGGCTCGCGGTCGTGAACGTAACGCTCGCCATCTTCAACCTCGTTCCGGCGTTCCCGATGGACGGTGGGCGGGTCTTTCGGGCGCTGCTCGCTCGGACACGCCCGTACGGGCAGGCCACCCGGATCGCCGCACGTATCGGCGTCATCTTCGCCCTGCTGTTCGCCGTGATCGGCGTGTTCTCGTTCAACATCATCCTCCTGTTCGTCGCACTGTTCATCTACGGAGCGGCGACCTCCGAATCACGCACGACGGCACTTGAAGATTTGCTCGCTGGAGTCACCGTTGCGGACATCATGACGCCCGATTCACGAACTATCTCGGCCACTTCGACGGTCGCGGAGTTCGTCGACCAGATGCTCGTCGACCGTCGAACCGAGTTCGGCGTCACCGACGGGACAGGCGCCACTGTCGGTATCGTCTCACTGCGACACCTGCAAGACGTCGACCAGCGCAACCGTGCAACCACTCCGGTTGCCGACGTAATGGCCGAAGAACCGCTAACCGTGCAGGCGACGGCGGATGCCTTCGATGCATTCGTCGAACTCGGCACCACGAAGACGTCGTACGCCCTCGTCGAGGGGGACGGCGCAATCGTCGGGATCCTCTCGCAGACCGATTTCACGAGCGCACTCGAATTACGGCGGGGTATTGGTACGGTTGGCGAGCGCGATCAGTCTATGCCGATGACTGGGACCAGTGACGTATCTGTCTCCGGGCGTTAG
- a CDS encoding YihY/virulence factor BrkB family protein, giving the protein MSTVRSVSTLVREKNITHLAAGIAYYAFVSIIPMMLLAVAVASFVGGQALADRVTTMLGEQLTSSGQQIVTETLTNTTGRGGASIVGLIALTWSSLKLFRGLDLAFDEIYTDDIEASLLDQIQHALVVIVGIGIAIALVVAVGIALSVLPVGIPLINVFGLLVLVVVLTIAFLPIYYVLPPVDVSLREVLPGAAIAAVGWVLLQIGFRIYAANADRYAAYGLIGAVLLFVTWLYFASMVVLLGAAVNAVRSGTINNLA; this is encoded by the coding sequence ATGTCCACGGTTCGCTCCGTCAGTACCCTTGTACGAGAGAAGAACATCACACATCTCGCTGCGGGGATCGCCTACTACGCGTTCGTCTCGATCATTCCGATGATGTTGCTCGCTGTGGCAGTTGCATCGTTTGTCGGGGGACAGGCGCTAGCCGACCGTGTGACCACCATGCTCGGGGAACAACTCACGTCCTCGGGCCAGCAGATCGTGACAGAGACGCTCACCAACACTACCGGCCGAGGGGGCGCCTCCATAGTAGGTTTGATCGCACTCACATGGAGCTCTTTGAAGCTCTTTCGCGGGCTCGATCTAGCGTTCGACGAGATTTATACAGACGATATCGAAGCATCACTACTCGATCAAATCCAGCATGCACTCGTCGTGATCGTGGGGATTGGTATTGCCATCGCCCTCGTCGTCGCCGTCGGGATCGCGCTTTCGGTACTGCCCGTGGGGATTCCGCTGATCAATGTGTTCGGGCTGCTCGTACTGGTCGTCGTGTTGACGATCGCGTTCCTCCCGATCTATTACGTGCTCCCGCCAGTTGACGTCTCCTTACGCGAAGTGCTTCCAGGAGCTGCTATCGCTGCAGTCGGATGGGTACTTCTCCAGATCGGCTTCCGGATTTACGCAGCCAATGCCGATCGCTACGCGGCGTACGGCCTCATCGGCGCCGTTCTCCTATTCGTCACCTGGCTGTACTTCGCAAGCATGGTCGTGCTGCTCGGTGCGGCAGTGAATGCCGTCCGCAGCGGAACAATAAACAACCTCGCGTAG
- a CDS encoding HalOD1 output domain-containing protein, whose amino-acid sequence MEYEIGANESVSTAVVRAVSAVEGRELGSLRPLGYVLNPNALDALFEPQSNGQPRTGGCLSFIYCGCRVSIDNGEYLTIEPLENPPPSIYRRTIAR is encoded by the coding sequence GTGGAGTACGAAATCGGAGCAAACGAATCGGTGAGTACGGCCGTCGTGCGCGCGGTAAGCGCCGTGGAAGGACGGGAACTGGGTTCCCTCCGACCGCTGGGGTACGTCCTCAACCCGAATGCTCTGGATGCGCTATTCGAGCCCCAGTCGAACGGACAACCCAGGACTGGTGGCTGTCTCTCGTTCATCTACTGCGGCTGTCGCGTCTCCATCGACAACGGCGAATATCTCACCATCGAACCGCTCGAAAACCCCCCCCCGAGCATCTACCGACGGACAATCGCACGGTAG
- a CDS encoding cation:proton antiporter, producing MAVESGWLLTFLASLTLILAAAHTLGTITDRLGFALVVGELLTGLVLGPSLLGLVAPNVTAIVVLVPDRLAALASLGLILLLVLAGTEVDVQTVRRYIRPTIALATGVSVVPFLLGFALGWFLPARYLVTPEQRFPFALFLATALSISAVPVAVPVLIDLDAMDRTVGQLTLTVAVIIDAAGWIALTIVSDIARVGQINPLVVGRTLGVLAVFVVVVVVLGPRIVGTLFDVTAYVRSPVLTGFSIVMVVGLGMAGASLALGLEAVLGAFLAGALVRNRLDTETERVSQIVTLGLFAPIFFAMAGLRVDLSGLFTLDTLRVVGVILIVAVLGKALGVVLGATFTDLTRVETIYLAIGLNARGAMELVVAALGLAIGILTPTIYAVIVLVAIVTSVMTPPLLRRALSYLPANGVSETS from the coding sequence ATGGCCGTGGAGTCGGGTTGGTTACTCACGTTTCTCGCCAGTCTGACCCTCATCTTGGCCGCTGCGCATACACTTGGAACGATCACCGACAGACTGGGGTTCGCACTGGTTGTCGGTGAACTTCTCACCGGGCTGGTCTTGGGTCCGTCACTTCTCGGACTCGTCGCTCCGAACGTCACGGCTATCGTCGTCCTGGTTCCCGATCGGCTGGCGGCTCTCGCGTCGCTTGGGCTCATCCTCCTTCTCGTACTGGCTGGAACTGAAGTTGACGTTCAGACGGTCCGTCGCTATATCCGACCGACGATCGCCCTTGCTACAGGAGTCTCGGTTGTGCCGTTCCTTCTGGGGTTCGCCCTGGGATGGTTTCTCCCCGCGAGATATCTCGTCACTCCCGAACAGCGATTCCCGTTTGCGCTATTCCTGGCGACGGCTCTGAGCATCTCGGCGGTTCCCGTCGCCGTTCCCGTGCTGATCGACCTCGACGCGATGGACCGAACGGTGGGACAACTCACCCTCACTGTCGCTGTCATCATCGATGCGGCGGGGTGGATCGCGCTCACCATCGTGTCCGACATCGCAAGAGTGGGCCAGATAAATCCGCTAGTGGTCGGTCGAACACTTGGCGTCCTCGCTGTGTTCGTTGTTGTTGTCGTCGTTCTCGGCCCGCGAATTGTCGGTACACTCTTCGATGTCACCGCATACGTGCGATCGCCCGTATTAACCGGATTTTCGATCGTCATGGTCGTCGGGCTCGGGATGGCGGGTGCCTCGCTCGCACTCGGGCTGGAGGCCGTTCTCGGCGCATTTCTCGCAGGGGCCTTAGTGAGGAACCGACTCGACACGGAGACAGAACGAGTGTCTCAAATAGTGACACTTGGGCTGTTCGCGCCCATCTTCTTTGCGATGGCCGGGTTACGGGTCGATCTGAGTGGGCTGTTCACGCTGGATACGCTGCGGGTCGTCGGGGTCATACTCATCGTTGCCGTGCTCGGAAAGGCACTCGGCGTGGTACTCGGGGCGACGTTCACGGATCTCACCCGAGTAGAAACCATTTACCTCGCCATCGGGCTCAACGCCCGCGGGGCGATGGAACTCGTCGTGGCGGCCCTCGGCTTGGCAATCGGGATTCTCACGCCCACCATCTATGCCGTCATCGTACTCGTCGCCATCGTCACCTCTGTGATGACGCCGCCACTGCTCCGGCGCGCCCTCTCATACCTCCCGGCCAATGGGGTGTCCGAGACGTCGTGA
- a CDS encoding diadenylate cyclase: protein MTNLVERMRATASEREYSDIVAVLDRIESCVEDISRGFERWDDPYARGPGLYFVIERDSVVGFTDPMGTNRWPVEDCASVFDEPDALLETARRVAFSCDGAVVIHNDGTIQEEMVRVNQLSPAEQARIDELPYAEWMGTRHMSALETAPREEVVAAITLSEEDGRVTIFTNEGFEDYLRTMDEEDKSVTD, encoded by the coding sequence ATGACCAACCTCGTAGAGCGTATGAGAGCAACGGCTTCGGAGCGTGAATACTCGGACATTGTCGCGGTGCTCGATAGGATCGAGAGTTGCGTCGAGGACATCAGTCGCGGGTTCGAGCGATGGGACGACCCCTACGCCCGGGGACCGGGTCTCTATTTCGTCATCGAGCGTGATTCAGTAGTCGGGTTCACGGACCCGATGGGGACGAACCGCTGGCCGGTCGAGGACTGTGCGAGTGTATTTGATGAACCCGATGCACTCCTTGAGACGGCACGAAGAGTTGCCTTTTCCTGCGACGGCGCAGTCGTCATCCACAACGACGGTACGATCCAAGAGGAAATGGTCCGGGTCAACCAGTTATCACCGGCCGAACAGGCACGGATCGACGAACTTCCCTATGCGGAATGGATGGGTACCCGCCACATGAGCGCGCTGGAAACCGCGCCCCGCGAAGAAGTTGTCGCAGCGATCACGCTCAGCGAAGAGGACGGACGAGTGACGATTTTCACTAACGAGGGATTCGAAGACTATCTAAGGACGATGGATGAGGAAGACAAATCTGTGACTGACTGA
- a CDS encoding TrmB family transcriptional regulator, with protein sequence MDTNQKLEDAVEVLQQLGLKEYEARCFVGLSRLRSGTAKQLSEMTEVPRTRVYDAIRMLEAQGLVEIQHSSPQQFRAVPLEEATETLRDQYEARVERLHDALDTVEIVDTDDESPVQQVWAMTGRDAIENRTNDLVEEATDEIVLVLGDESLLTADLIDTLNEVGNGVDLLIGALTETLQDRIQAAVPDATTFISGLEWLHGENATEDETAIGRLLLIDRSTILVSSIMPETKEEQAIFGEGFENGLVVIARRLMAQGLLTVRDPKQ encoded by the coding sequence ATGGATACGAACCAGAAGTTGGAGGACGCGGTTGAAGTCCTCCAGCAGCTCGGGTTGAAGGAATATGAGGCGCGATGTTTCGTCGGGTTGTCGCGCTTACGTTCAGGGACGGCAAAGCAACTCAGCGAGATGACCGAAGTGCCCCGGACGCGCGTGTATGATGCGATCCGGATGTTGGAAGCGCAAGGCCTCGTTGAGATCCAGCATTCGAGCCCTCAACAGTTCCGCGCCGTCCCCCTTGAGGAGGCGACCGAGACACTCCGGGATCAATACGAGGCTCGCGTCGAGCGACTCCACGACGCGCTAGACACCGTCGAGATCGTCGATACGGATGACGAGTCCCCCGTCCAACAGGTATGGGCGATGACCGGCCGGGACGCGATCGAGAATCGGACGAACGACCTCGTCGAGGAGGCCACTGACGAGATCGTACTCGTACTGGGCGACGAGTCACTGTTGACCGCGGATCTCATCGATACCCTCAACGAGGTCGGCAACGGGGTTGATCTGCTCATCGGCGCGTTGACCGAGACCCTTCAGGACAGGATTCAAGCGGCCGTGCCGGACGCCACGACGTTCATCTCTGGGCTGGAGTGGCTTCACGGCGAGAATGCCACCGAAGACGAGACAGCGATCGGCCGGTTGCTATTGATCGACCGCTCGACGATCCTGGTGAGTTCGATTATGCCCGAGACGAAGGAGGAACAGGCGATCTTCGGTGAGGGGTTCGAGAATGGTCTCGTCGTGATCGCGCGCCGCCTCATGGCACAGGGATTGTTGACCGTTCGTGATCCAAAGCAGTGA
- a CDS encoding mechanosensitive ion channel family protein, whose amino-acid sequence MALKGDILIMLQSYVLQLGVPVFLEETVAEIVAFLPRLVGALLVLLIGWVLGVAAAKVVRKVADRVELDRMVLETPIGRILGGTEAAVSNAFGTLAKWFVNALAILAAANVLAISLLSEWISTAVSYLPAFIAGLLVVVLGFVVADFIGDAIMRTRAATQTEYTSWFAKGTRMFLYFTAIVIGLDTMGVDVGILFVFANALAWGLAAAVAIGVGIAVGWGGHTYVAENIDDWMGRASAGTPTPHNSPQADGGEQNQPDGGE is encoded by the coding sequence ATGGCTCTGAAGGGCGATATCTTAATCATGCTACAATCGTACGTGCTCCAACTAGGTGTCCCGGTGTTCCTTGAGGAAACGGTTGCGGAGATCGTCGCGTTTCTCCCCCGTCTGGTAGGAGCGCTCCTGGTCCTCCTGATCGGCTGGGTCCTCGGAGTTGCCGCCGCCAAGGTGGTTCGGAAGGTAGCGGACCGGGTCGAGCTCGACCGGATGGTGCTCGAAACGCCGATCGGACGCATCCTCGGGGGAACCGAGGCCGCCGTCTCGAACGCGTTCGGGACGCTCGCAAAGTGGTTCGTCAATGCGCTGGCGATCCTCGCCGCTGCAAACGTGCTCGCGATTTCGCTGCTGTCGGAGTGGATCTCGACGGCGGTCTCGTATCTGCCGGCGTTCATCGCCGGACTGTTAGTCGTCGTCCTCGGGTTCGTCGTCGCGGACTTCATCGGTGACGCCATCATGCGGACCCGGGCAGCCACCCAGACCGAGTACACCTCGTGGTTCGCGAAGGGCACGCGGATGTTCCTCTACTTCACGGCGATCGTGATCGGGCTCGACACGATGGGCGTCGATGTCGGCATCCTATTCGTCTTCGCCAACGCGTTAGCGTGGGGACTCGCCGCGGCCGTCGCGATCGGCGTCGGCATCGCCGTGGGCTGGGGCGGCCACACCTACGTTGCGGAGAACATTGACGATTGGATGGGGCGCGCATCCGCCGGGACGCCGACTCCGCACAACTCGCCCCAGGCCGACGGCGGTGAGCAGAATCAACCCGACGGCGGAGAGTAA
- a CDS encoding DUF5789 family protein has translation MPDDKRGRDENPDDEQRQPPERKREDVRDRAHEDRAMSGDPGGRLGDLDEVLEAQDYPTTTDGLVEAYGDYEIETQGGTESLEEVLASTDNQTYDSVDDVRSRILGLIHR, from the coding sequence ATGCCAGACGACAAACGGGGCCGAGACGAGAACCCAGACGACGAACAGCGACAACCGCCAGAGCGGAAGCGAGAGGATGTACGCGACCGCGCCCATGAAGACCGAGCGATGAGCGGTGACCCTGGTGGAAGGCTCGGTGACCTTGATGAGGTACTCGAAGCCCAAGACTATCCAACTACGACGGATGGATTGGTTGAGGCCTATGGCGACTACGAGATCGAAACGCAGGGCGGGACAGAATCCCTCGAAGAAGTGCTTGCCTCAACCGATAATCAAACGTATGATTCCGTTGACGACGTTAGAAGCCGGATACTGGGACTGATACATCGATAA
- a CDS encoding IS5 family transposase, whose protein sequence is MEIDLLDFVQKCKRLAKQALGKHAGEPASGGFVRWVHIVLHCFRLEEDHSFRETENRLKYMAEIREVLELDRDELPDYTTIYKSFDRLKMWVWRALLRVSAQQHPQSGHAALDSTFFDRRSASSYYRQRSGSTVQTLKVTTLTDVESLAVLDVHISARWNHDTKTGPQVVRRNADDLLSVAADKAFHNWVTKYECYALGVEPLILQRGSKPLTIGHNALIRAKGYSQRSMAETSYSTTKRSHGIAERALGWYRQFREIVLMFAISNIEQLCEPL, encoded by the coding sequence ATGGAAATCGATCTCCTCGACTTCGTTCAGAAGTGTAAGCGCCTGGCCAAACAAGCTTTGGGGAAGCACGCGGGCGAACCCGCCAGCGGCGGGTTCGTCCGCTGGGTTCATATTGTCCTTCACTGTTTCCGGCTCGAAGAAGACCACAGCTTCCGTGAGACCGAAAACCGGCTGAAGTACATGGCGGAGATTCGTGAGGTCCTAGAACTTGACCGAGACGAGCTCCCGGATTACACCACGATCTACAAATCGTTCGACCGGCTGAAGATGTGGGTGTGGCGGGCGTTGCTGCGCGTTTCAGCGCAGCAACACCCGCAGTCTGGACACGCAGCGCTCGACAGCACGTTCTTCGACCGACGCTCTGCCTCGTCGTACTACCGCCAGCGATCCGGAAGCACCGTACAGACGTTGAAAGTGACGACGTTAACCGATGTAGAGTCTCTCGCTGTTCTTGACGTCCACATCTCAGCCCGGTGGAACCACGATACGAAGACCGGGCCGCAGGTCGTCCGCCGGAACGCGGACGACCTGCTGTCTGTGGCTGCTGACAAAGCGTTCCACAACTGGGTCACGAAATACGAGTGCTACGCACTCGGTGTCGAGCCACTCATCTTACAGCGTGGATCAAAGCCGCTTACGATTGGACATAACGCGCTCATCCGGGCAAAGGGCTACTCTCAGCGCTCGATGGCTGAAACGTCGTATTCGACAACGAAGCGCTCGCACGGCATCGCCGAGCGAGCGCTCGGTTGGTATCGGCAGTTCCGTGAAATTGTCCTGATGTTCGCTATCTCGAACATAGAACAGCTCTGTGAACCACTCTAA
- a CDS encoding transcriptional regulator, which translates to MHLSILLTLRVKLMLLNAVHLPKLADYGFIEWDRNTHEVMKGPKFDEIRPLLELLEAHEDKLPADWL; encoded by the coding sequence ATGCACCTGTCGATATTGCTGACTCTGAGAGTGAAACTGATGCTGTTGAACGCCGTCCACCTCCCGAAGTTGGCCGACTACGGGTTCATTGAATGGGACAGGAATACCCACGAGGTCATGAAAGGGCCGAAGTTCGATGAAATCAGGCCATTGCTTGAATTGCTGGAAGCCCACGAAGACAAACTCCCTGCTGACTGGTTGTAA
- a CDS encoding CBS domain-containing protein, whose product MDISEILSPKFTEFDIGTPLSKVAGAFENQELDAVIITDGDEYRGVVSRRQLASSSNQPSAKVGSQVQHVPTVDRTEDVREVARFMIGSDAKTLPVLDDDRVVGVVTGDAVLEAVRPFLDAATVEDAYTVKLISATPETTIGKALNMLREAGIAHLPVVDGNDLVGMLSLYDVIEFTTRGGSKSQGGSSSGFGGRGGGGQNRGGFGAREGDADRMLDLPVRNLMSDAVVTVERSAPLDEVVETMFDREISSLVVTADDTNEPIGIITKTDVIEALTWERDDRNAVQVFGLDLLEGMDYDDVSALIERMTSKYGEMSVLKASIELQEHKEQNRGVPLVLARVRLVTDRGYFTADGEGYGASHALRLAANAVERQLLKGKTYGHSKKHPDTDEQAQLYGWWLGG is encoded by the coding sequence ATGGATATATCTGAGATTCTCTCCCCAAAATTCACGGAGTTCGACATCGGTACACCGCTCTCGAAGGTCGCTGGAGCGTTCGAGAATCAGGAACTGGATGCCGTCATTATAACAGATGGCGACGAGTATCGTGGCGTTGTTAGCCGCCGACAGCTGGCCTCCTCGTCCAACCAGCCGTCTGCGAAGGTCGGCTCACAGGTACAGCACGTCCCGACGGTCGACCGCACCGAGGACGTCCGCGAGGTCGCCCGGTTCATGATCGGTAGCGACGCCAAAACGCTCCCCGTGCTTGATGACGACCGTGTTGTCGGTGTGGTGACCGGCGATGCCGTCCTCGAGGCAGTGCGTCCGTTTCTCGACGCCGCCACTGTCGAGGATGCCTACACGGTGAAGTTGATCAGTGCGACCCCTGAAACCACGATCGGGAAAGCGCTCAATATGCTTCGAGAAGCCGGGATCGCCCATCTCCCGGTCGTCGACGGGAACGACCTCGTGGGAATGTTGAGCCTGTACGACGTCATCGAGTTCACGACGCGAGGCGGCAGCAAGAGCCAGGGCGGTTCGTCGAGCGGCTTCGGTGGCCGCGGCGGTGGCGGGCAGAACCGTGGCGGGTTCGGCGCGCGCGAGGGCGATGCCGACCGGATGCTCGATCTTCCAGTACGGAACCTGATGTCCGACGCAGTCGTGACCGTCGAGCGGAGCGCACCACTCGACGAGGTCGTCGAGACGATGTTTGACCGGGAAATCTCCTCGCTCGTCGTTACGGCCGACGACACCAACGAGCCGATCGGTATCATTACGAAAACGGATGTCATCGAGGCGCTCACCTGGGAGCGCGATGACCGGAACGCCGTGCAGGTGTTCGGGCTCGACCTTTTGGAGGGGATGGACTACGACGATGTCTCCGCACTGATCGAGCGCATGACCTCGAAGTACGGTGAGATGAGCGTGCTCAAGGCCAGCATCGAACTGCAGGAGCACAAGGAACAAAATCGGGGTGTGCCGCTGGTACTGGCACGGGTCCGACTGGTCACCGACCGCGGCTACTTCACGGCCGATGGGGAGGGGTACGGTGCCTCTCACGCCCTTCGACTCGCCGCGAACGCGGTCGAACGACAGCTGCTCAAGGGGAAGACCTACGGCCACTCGAAGAAGCATCCCGACACTGACGAGCAGGCACAGCTCTATGGTTGGTGGCTTGGCGGGTAA